ATGACGAGGACACTTCAGCTGGTAAACTtagtaaccacactcatagcttccactGACTCGACTTCACTCTTTCTTTACTAtccctttttcaacctccttgattaaagTAACTCGATCCACTtgctcttctcttctcttctcttctctgctctgctctgctctgctctgcaaTGCAATGCAGTGCAATGCAATGCAATgtaatcagcatgtaagtttgcagcaaagccaaatttgattattcATAACACCTACTGATGACTGGTGACGATCCCCGTCAGACAAAGAAAGGCACcatggcctcagtatttttactataggccaggtattttcaatatgcaagattgcaagttcagattATTTTTACGtacaaatctcaaaaattacatgcaaaatgcaagttaagtatgtgtattttgaaCCCTGCCTTATGATTCTGTCGACCCAAACCCTGAAGAATGctgtaaaaaaagtaaaaacaagaaTATGCCTTAATTTACGGAGCAAGAAGAGTTGACAAGAATTTAAACACAAAGTGGATGGTTCTTATAATCATGGCTGGGATTTATTAAATTTGAATCACTGAACTGTCACTTGCAGTTTCTACtataccaccccccccccctgccccGCTCAGTGCAAGGCACCATGGTACATGTGATGATTCTTTAAATTAATCAGCTATTTACAATTTAATGGTATTCCCTGTCAATAGTCTATTTTTCACGCTGATACAAGGAGGTGCCTATTATATAATCAATAGCCATGCCTTTTCTTTATATTGCTGTGAAGAAATAGAGGAAATGATAATctgaacatgattcaacagacTGAGTGTTTTATTTGCTCCCAGATTTTTGAATAAAGGGTTCGCTTAAAatgctgggctgtctaccaggccaggctacctggcctgtctacctggcctggctattaCGTCAGGCTTCTCAGATCCCCCctttcatagccccatcatgtggcactcagccaaaatagctgattgacaggcatagcaATTGCTAATTTCAAAccctgccagtgacctgaggttggcctgtccactggctggacccttcgggaatgtgtctgggaggccttcctttacggtgtgtcaggaacacattcaagtgctgtaccagcactgtgttcGGTACATGCTTTAGGttgttagacctagaaaacagaggtcctgggttcaaatcttttgacatgtcacaaaatctgtgctgattacagtactttccccactccaacttgtacaagggggttggagagaatattggcagtggaaggagaggattgggctctgtcctggacacaaaaattgtacagtggataacaatccacagcctcaaaaaggctatgtgactaccgagattgtatatgtcaacatggcatactagcatagagaacaaggaggtacatgtaatgatacccccccttggtcagtacaagtttagctttacagtgatttatgctcttccttcttgttgcacaagctgagatagtttctgttctagaagacagatattcaataaagaaacgaatttctgttgctggcaagcctattcttacacacaaacacagacacattcacacacacacaaacatacactcacacagtaacatgcattggcataataccggtcataagccttataccggtcgattaaaaatagtggaacttaaagtgtaactgaaatgaaatcgtcagtagcattttctaccaataatgtaaaaatttgatcttttctgaaaaagtcaatgcaagtttcaaatcaattgtccgtccggaagtccctcaaacagcgacataaaaatgtgtactttgagctctttgctggaactaattaggaacatgccgtgacgtcattttagttaGTCCCTACTAGCTGgtatctacacatgcaacaatagttatttctgaggtatgcacgcttcagacatctaggtgtccaatacataatttacaaagcatcgataacaatgcattcgaagacaacaaggccaaaagttttcaggtcattttcagggcaggcgagctcgtcgtgggacaaacacactgtcacgttcatcgccagatttgtagataataatcacatgtgctcacggcacaagacgagcatgattcaacagcaatcttgaatttcttttggtgacctacaactcgtgtaaaagtgtgaggaactgttgcataatagcccggatctacggctgaatgggtcaaattgaacgtgcgccgccattttcccgccatttttaatgctacgaccagcagtaaagttttacgtcatagcggttgtgacggaccaaaattaaatgaaaattcttgtcagtatacgcccattttctcatgactttttgtatgctcatgcagatttttgttttgtgcaactactaacaggaaagaaaggaacaacagaggatgaataaaggtacatagcggcagttaattgtgccgtgtttcgttcgaccggtatagtgcacccccttccaaccacgcgcccgttctccgtgcaattccgcggtgtgttccaattacgatataaatatgtttttagcaggaccagagagacaaaataatttacacagaagaagtggcaaaggtaagctgtaacagcaacatgtaactggagaaaatgatgcgttgatcatttgccaaattagcactggttgagaaattgcagtaaaccgaccggtattatgccaatggatgttactggtacttgtgttcctgacacaCACActgcaagcaaggcctcccTTAGACACATCCCAAAGgacccagccagtggtggacaggccaGCATCAGGTCACTGGTAGGGTttgagattagcaattactatgcctgtcaatcagctattttggctgagtgccatatgatggggctatgaatggggggatctgagcagcctgacgtgatagccaggccaggtagacaggccaggtagcctggcctggtagacagcccagccatTTAAGCGAACCCTTGAATAAATTCCTACCTGGCTGTATACAGTAGTGTAGATTCAATATCTATAAAGTATTACACATGAAAATTAAGCTTCCCTGGTTTGATCTTTAAGGAACATCTAATATTTATTTGAGAGATTCTTCAGATCTAACAATATAAATTTTTGAACAGACTGAAAGTACGTTAAAGCAATGAAATTAGGAAGACTAGAAAGCATGTTCAACATTTGTTCTTGTTTCTCTGCTGAGTCTTCTGATTTGAAGCTTCAACTCAATCAGTTAGTgagatatatattatatatgtacagAATTAGAAGCTGTTATTGACATATTGTCTAGCTTGAACATGTAATCTAATtgtaaaattacatgtacaaatacgcCTTTGTTGCACAGCAGTATTGCCTATACTATACAGTATTAGTAGGTAAGCGTACCATAAGGGTTGACCAAATGAAATATCCAGgaactactagtacttactaAGTACTACATTGATGCTGATATACAAGATTAGTATATTGAACGGAAATATTCTGATAACATCTATGTGTTGACTTAAGGCACCACAATACATTGTAGTAACCTGCATGGGTACtatcctccatagtgactgctggctcaatctttttgctggCTATCCACGTGGTTAAGCCAGCAAACAATATTGATTGAGCCAGCTTAGTCACACAGAGGATGGATTTTTGCTATAGAATTCTGAGTCAGGCTTTTAGGTACTAGTAGGATTTTATTatgggtccaaatttcttggtgtgTCATGGTAAGTACAAGACAATTGTAGGGGATccaggggcatccaccttccatggtgcagagttttcaagaattttaagttaaaatggtgcattcttattataaggtacattgtatcctgaggggcaaaattactgtcagagaggtcacaactttaaaagtttaatagaAGACTGTGAGTGTGACTAATCTCAAACCAGATCTACGGTgcgtaatgtacatgtatagtatcaaactccggtgcccgtttgactcccttggccggctatactccttggccagctttgataattatcttatggcaccgtaggatctgcttggagattaagtatGATCACAAATGACCTAGTGACACCCCTGGTcagtcagaatttcatgcttgtctgatccccagtgtaagggcatctagtgcatctaatttcttgttatttcaagaaaagtgcgtccaaaTGATGCTCTGAAGCAATGCAATCTGAGTACTGAATTCAAAGTCATAGAATTTGATCATGTCTTTGCTTTCATACTCATAGCGCTCTTCCTTTAAAAGGAATCAGTAATCATTGAGAATGGTGACTGTGTTGTGAATGTCGTCAGTCACGAGCAACTGTCCCTTcggcgccatggcaacggccacagGACGACCCTCCACACTTGTGACATATCTTAAGAAGTTCCCTGTCTTATCGTACACCACCACATTCTTGTTTCCCTtgtctgccacgatgatgttaccaGAGCTGTTGGTACAGATTCCCCCTGGGTACTTCAGTTCACCCTCTCCGCTCCCCTCCCCTCCGAAAACGGACAGCAAGTGTCCGTCCTCACGATACACGTACACGCACGAGCTCATGAAGTGTGTTACAAAGATATGCCctcctttgtttatgtttatgtactgAGGCCGTTCCATCTCCTGTTCGCCCCCCACCGTTCTCTCAAGCGTCCCGTCCGGCCTGTATACACAAAGCACGCCTTGTGGCGTTATCGAGCCTGACGTCTCTGTTATGATGATGTTGTTCCGAATCGTGTCAACGGTAATTTTTCTCTGCCGTCCAGTTCGCTTCAGGTCAATCTTGGTCAACAGCTTGCCCCTGGGGGTGTAGTGTATGGCATACTCAGCAGATCTGTCCGaacccaccacccacaggttcccgtCCTTGTCCGTGGACACGTCTTCAGGTTTCATTCTCTGTTTCGTCGACATGAGGGATTTGAACATGCCCTGCTCTGAGACAACCGTCGGGAACTGGTGGAGAAATGTTCCCTGTAGGTTGAAGCTTTGGATCCTTTCGTTTCCATAGTCTGATACGAACACGAGGCCATCTTTGGATACTGTTATCCCGTGCGGTCTGTCGAATTTCCCCCGTTCCGATCCCCATCCACCAAACTTCAAGATCTGTGGCGGATCGTGACGGTGGTCACCCATGGCTTCTGATGACCCATGGCTATCGGGGAGTGAGATGGACTGGACAGTTACAAACCCTAGTGGTGGTACAGTCACCTCTACACACTGAAAGACAGCAACCTTTGCTTGCTTAGGACTTTGCTCCGCTCTGCCCTTGTACTTTCCCACCAGTCGGTTCATATTGACCTCCAGATCAGAGGACATTCTCCCCTTTTGCTGTATCGTTTGCTCTGCATTATCACATGCGGCGGATATTTCTGCAACttttgacaaaatgtcatcTCTTTGGCTTTGTATGGATTCCAGGTTCAGTGCGTATCTGTCTTCCACTTTCGATAGCAGGCCATTCTTATTTTCTGTCAGCGTCTGTATTGTTTCGTTGAAAGCTGCAGTGATGGTGCTTTCTGTCAGGTTCTTTTGCTCAGTCAGGAACTTTTCCTTGTCTCTAAGATCTCGCAGAAGGCTGCAGTATGTCTCTACGACATCCCTTCCCTCCACTACCAGTGTTTGAACCGATTTCCGTCTCTCCTGCGCGGCCAGTTTCAAAGACATTGTACTATGACCCCTGTGGGCCTCATCCAAACAAGTCACACACAACGGCACACAGCATTCCTCACAGTATAGCGATAGCTGTTCGCCAGGGTGAAAATTGCACTGATCGGAAGATGCACTAGGCTCTCGGAATTTCTGTTTGTCAGCGGCAGAAAAGCTCTGCTGGACGATTCGTCCACAGAGACTCGCTACAAGGTGGTTGTCGGGTAAGGCGGTGACCCCTCTGGGTGGTAGACTGAATGGTTGACGGCAGTTTGGGCATTCCAGAGGGGTTCTGACTTCAACGTGGTCCTttagacagtcctgacagaaggtgtgctgacagggcagcaccttgggcctggtgaacagctccaggcagatgctgcaggacaGTTCTTCATGGATTTGCTCGCCAAGACTCTGTGAAAGGGCAGCCATGGTTTCTGTGgctaagtacaaaatgtagactaACCTTTAAGTTAGCATAATAGCAGTCCCACCCCCAGTCAAAGTCCATCTTTTCAGCCTATACAATGTAGGTAGGTTAACTTTATAACTGATTAACCTGGAGTATGACTCCTGGAGTCCAGTCATAGACGActttcacacttcccataatacaTTGCgacagggttccggatatggatgttgacTGGGATGTTACCACCGTTGCCCAGGGTGCAAAAC
Above is a genomic segment from Branchiostoma floridae strain S238N-H82 chromosome 16, Bfl_VNyyK, whole genome shotgun sequence containing:
- the LOC118403382 gene encoding tripartite motif-containing protein 3-like, with amino-acid sequence MAALSQSLGEQIHEELSCSICLELFTRPKVLPCQHTFCQDCLKDHVEVRTPLECPNCRQPFSLPPRGVTALPDNHLVASLCGRIVQQSFSAADKQKFREPSASSDQCNFHPGEQLSLYCEECCVPLCVTCLDEAHRGHSTMSLKLAAQERRKSVQTLVVEGRDVVETYCSLLRDLRDKEKFLTEQKNLTESTITAAFNETIQTLTENKNGLLSKVEDRYALNLESIQSQRDDILSKVAEISAACDNAEQTIQQKGRMSSDLEVNMNRLVGKYKGRAEQSPKQAKVAVFQCVEVTVPPLGFVTVQSISLPDSHGSSEAMGDHRHDPPQILKFGGWGSERGKFDRPHGITVSKDGLVFVSDYGNERIQSFNLQGTFLHQFPTVVSEQGMFKSLMSTKQRMKPEDVSTDKDGNLWVVGSDRSAEYAIHYTPRGKLLTKIDLKRTGRQRKITVDTIRNNIIITETSGSITPQGVLCVYRPDGTLERTVGGEQEMERPQYININKGGHIFVTHFMSSCVYVYREDGHLLSVFGGEGSGEGELKYPGGICTNSSGNIIVADKGNKNVVVYDKTGNFLRYVTSVEGRPVAVAMAPKGQLLVTDDIHNTVTILNDY